Part of the Mytilus galloprovincialis chromosome 14, xbMytGall1.hap1.1, whole genome shotgun sequence genome is shown below.
aaaagaattttacatGTAAGTTTGCATTGGTAGGTATAACATGTTTATTGGATtatcaaaaattataaacaataaccaaATCATGTTCATATTGCCGAAACACACAACACTTGGGTTGCTATAGTGAAGAAACGAAGGcagtgacccccaattttttttatcatattttattcttaaaatcatgaaataccttcagtcaaaattttaagaaaaaattactGGTAGAAATTAATAGGCTGTTTAGTCTTTAAATAGTTTATTGACTCCAAAAGAGTTTTCTCCCTTGTATGCAATGTACTTTATAGATTATATTTACCTGCGTCTTTTTCTGTACCAGTTCTTGCTGGCATCTCCTTGCTTTGTGGATCATTTCTGATCTTATGGAAATGCTGGTTGTTTATTATTATGGCTAAACCTAAAAATAGATATTACTTTTAGTATAAATTGTTGGTAAAAATATACActtatctgtatttttttttaaaacatatatattacatgtattattgctGCTAAAACATAAATTACAATAATGAAATTTCATTTGTATACTCAAATTTTGAGAATATCCAACATTATAATAAAGAACAGTAGACCTACCAACTGCAGTGGGGGTTTTAGTGCTTGACCAGATTTTATTTTTGCTGAGTTTCTTTATGCACtattttttactctttaaatAGTCACAtatctcttctttttttctattgGTATACTGATGATGAGCTAATAAGCCTTGATTTCTTTTatatgaatgatttttgtactttAGATGGCAAAATAACTTTAGAATAGAGAAACAttgcataaaataaaataaaggatacaaaatgaaaatacttAAAACATATTGATGGAACAATTAAGTCTTTTTAAATTAACgctaaaaaataatttacatggaatatgtgcttctttttttttttttcaactttaaatattttatttcattcctGGTTGTGAACAATGTCCCTTAGCGCTACAACAATGACGCTAAGGTTCCTCCCTGTGTTGTTAATTGCTAATAAAACCAGGGGATTTGATTAGcaaaatatactttatatttatatcttttgttAGTTGCATATTACAAAGTATTCATACGAGCACACAATACATACATATTATTCAAACAGTGATCCTATATATAAacaatcatataagaaagaaattataataaaaaaaaaccaaaaagacgGATTTTTGTCCGTCATTTGTTTTGATTGTATAATGAATATGTGCTTCTTATATTTATCATACAATGAAAAACAGTTTAGATCTTTTTGAGGAACACTTTTCATGTAGAAACTCTGTTATATAATGCAACAGTATGTATTGAATTCAGAATGTGAATTTACAGTAACAAAATGTTGACCTCTACGAGAGCATGATATTTAATAATCCACATACCTCTACATATTTGCATTTACCCTTGaactataaacatgatatattGAACATATGTAGGTATATTTAGACAATTATGATGTGGATGCAGTAGAATGTGGTATAAATATATGCccttatattttacaattatgggTTGTTAGCCTGTGAAAGTTGTCTCATacgcactcataccacatcttcttatttcttctttttatacaTCTCCTTACCCCCATTTAAAACTAAGCCATtcaaaaattcaagaaaaaaaattcaactaTCCAAATATTAAGCTCTACCAACCTCTAGGTCTGGCATTCATCTTATAGAAAGGCATAGCAGAATCATCAATTGCGACAGCCTCCATTTGCCGGACAATGACTTCATCTTGTCGATTTTGTTGTCGCATGCTCTGGTTAATTAGAGGATTCAAAcctgaaaaaataatttttaatcatcaaattaaaataattcctgaaataaaattgagaataaaatggtgaatatatgtcaaagagacaacaacctggcCGAAGggcagataacagccaaaggccaccaatgggtcttcaacgcagcaagaaaatcTAGCACCCAGAGGTGGGCcttaataaatggggaatgtgtcaaaaagacaacaacccaaacataGAGCAGAAATTAAGTATAAATACCAGGATTCATTGATTGTtcgattgttttgtttttgtttaatgctATTTTTATCCATGTTGGTTTAAATGgtttatactgtaaaccaacttagtTTTATGAgcgatttattttcatatctatctCGAGTTGAAAATCAAAGTGAAAATAAATCATggcaaatatttaaaactatgATCTGCCAATTATATGAATacacaaaaaaaccaaaaaatcatgaaatcaaTATAAATTGCCTCATGTGGGCTTAAAAAGGCttaatgggctttgctcattgttgaaggccgtaccgtgacctatagttgttaatgtctgtgtcattttggtcttttgtggatagttgtctcattggcaatcataccacatcttctttcttatattaacacggAAATAAATTATCTGCAAAAGTAAGCTGGTTCCCAGTTTATCATATAGTAATGTGTCTGTCTCAAGTATGGAACCTTGTCTAAGCTTATAATCATAGAAACCTATCATAAAGGACACCTGTTTAGCCTGTTAACTCACTACTTACTTGGACCAACTTGTGCTCCTGAATTTGACTGATTGATAGGGGGTGTGGCTGCTCTGAAATCTGTGTCTTCATTTCCTTGAGACACTCTAGCCTCTCCTGTAATCACATAAAATTACAGATAAATACATTTAGGCGAgtcatttacaagttttcaaataccaaatataaaaagaacaagaatgtgtcctcagtacacgaatgccccactcgcactatcattttccatgttcagtggaccatgaaattggggtaaaaactctaatttggcattaaaattagaaagatcatatcataggggacatgtgtactaagtttgaagtcgattggacttaaacttcttcaaaaactaccttgaccaaaaactttaacctgaagcgggacagacggacggacgaacggacggacgaacgaacagacggacggacgaacgaacagacggacagacggacgcacagaccagaaaacataatgcccctctactatcgtaggtggggcataaaaatataaatcaaggTGACAAACAATAACAGAGGTACTGTGGATTATCTGGATTATTTCGTGATTTcatcatttgtttaaaaaagaaactatAAATTTGTACTTTTCCTTTAACATTAATGAATCAAcagtgtaccaagtcaggaataggaaaacttttataaggcttaaataaaaatattgtttgtttgcagtttaccgactgacccttgaaaatcctcccgactgtgaaaattttattgctttaaatttgaagaaatgttttttaatacttctattgacgcgatccggaactttgggtcctttccggaaatgatttaaagtctgggtcagttacgcatttcaagttcggtttttcttagcttcccgtcaagcgttcatgtgaccatttaatgataaagcacatggaaattgtttacaggtatccatgaagtcacggaggagtactttacgctgtcgtctcgtgtcaattttaagacaaataacaaacaaaaaagtttaatagtaaactgtttatacagattcaggcacatgtaatgatgtgtgatgatatcattgacaaaGATGCAGcagatattcataactgacacgataaccattctgtctcaaacaaatcgggtacagaatctgtggagcctgactttatggaaccaatttcagtggttaaataattcgacagcagcttgaagtatggcatattttctacaaatcgttgtgaagacgacaaagatgaaaccactcctccgtgacttacatcttcatggatatctgtaaacacgcctgtacggaggaagggctcatttgaaatgttaatggatatagatcatgccaaatcaataagaagcaaccctaactacacaaagattctttggttttcattaaagcctggcaaaattataaccttatcacatataattaaatattgttagaaatatgaaaacagtcgaatgtcttaatacttttttttcaagttgcctttttttcaattgaggaagattcaatggttatttttttttttattagaaatacactctttaatacattgtcttataaatctttaatatctacatttttctgatgaaaatactctactcatgaaaacattctagtcaagaagcatacatgtctgaatatatttctttaaaacagttctagtcataatgacattccttgtttataagtgttccagtatttaataattataccatattttatgtcataaattggataatgacactatgttaaagttttagttttggttaaaaagtttttttatctgaaaatgcctgttcatttgatgttggttttcagcatgtccagtgtttgttgttttaaaatgtttttttttcttcacaagaaacttggtttagtgtaactgcttgtttaaactgtattttggctgataaaataaaatatttttcctacctaccgacccttcaatctgaaggtacagtcggaaaactgcaaacaaacatatttttaaggttggcctaagGAACTTcccttctttttcttttttttattgatgttcagtattttttctatttaactTTATACCAAAAACATACCTGATGAGACATTAAAATTCTCCTCTTGATTCCCACTTCCTTCTGACAGTGCAGCAAGATTCTCAGATCCTGTAATGAAATACCAAGTAATTGGTTCAGTACTGCCGTGTTTTCATGAAGCAAATGCATGATTTGGTCAAAATTGTAAAGATTAATGagaaaaatcaataaatcaaagaaaaataccAAGAAATGCATGAAAATGTATCATGCTAGTTGAGAGAGATACCTGAACAGCCAACCAAATATGTGTACTaggtaaaaaataataatatttgcaaGCTATATCTTTACTCTTTCTttatacaaacatgacaaaatgtggAAACTAAAAAGACATGttaaaagaagaagaagatattACTGTTACCAtcaaaaatcaaaaccaaaacGAAAATTAATCTCTTTCAGCATGTTCAGATGGCTATAAGTGTTGAGACAATCTAGCTAAAGGTGCTCAAAACAAAAGGTTAATGAAATTATTAAGTTGAAAAATTCTGAACTTTGTTAAAGGGGAGTAACtcaaaataatatcaatctgTTGAAATTTAGTGTAAAGACCTTTTTTCTTTGTTGAAGTAAATAAGGCAtggttttcatgattttaaaaatgtgtgatAAGGAGTCAATTACAAAACCATGAGCAGCTCATTATGGCTAAAATTTGAATCTCATTGTgtagtgtaatttttaattcttttgtACACCATTGTACACAAGTAGAATGTGTGAacatcaggggcggatgcaggaattttcgaaagggggggtgctaacccagggcacccagggcaaagggggggtgcaaaacttatgtcccgatacaaatgcattgatcggcaaaaataaagggggggtgcgcacccccggaaccccccctggatccgccactgaacctTACAATGTCAAAAAATGAAATACTGAAATAGCTTCTAAACAAGTGTAGaaatatacatatgtatgtataTCCTTAGGAGTCTGTACAATAGACCACTTTGGAGTTCATCCGTCACTGGAAAAAAATCGTCAATTAAAATGATActgcctttatgacgtcatttcccagatagaggggatcgcctacAGGTATCCTTGCACTATTAACATTCATCAAGTGTCTTTgcgatcgtcattgtgcaggataaactagaaataatgtttgttttgaaagtacttaatcacaatttcctaatgacagcagtgctgattgtcaattatgagaatttaatttgccaaATAATTCGTGCAAAATagcattatagttttccaaccacttgcTCAAAATTGGAACGGAAGTGAtgatgcccctaaacgcacaaaaccagagtttttgatgGGAATGCATCGAACTTGAAAGTTGTCTTTTGAACAACGATTTCTAACTCTAAATGAACATCGGTTAGTTTGAAtaatcatttatgaaaaatacaatgtctacatgtacatgtagattttttagtttcttttggcactcagtatttaattttttaatcattGAACTCAATATTCTGTCATTTTTTCATAtcagtttaaaattttacttttagcgAGCAAAATATATCATACCTTGTACAAACTCAGATTCTGGTTCGCGACTGAGTCGTACATACTCTTCAATGGCATCTGTGAATCCTAATCGCTGAAAAGCATCTAACAGACCATCTGCACTTGGACTGGTACCCAATCTTTTTCTCTGTTCAATAAACCAGTGTTTCAGGAAGCCGTGAACTCTCAGCACATTTGTTGGATTTGCCTGCATTATTTGAGTTGTCTGGTCATAATCAATCATCAATGCTGAAGCCAGTAAAGTACAATCCTCTCTTCTTGCTATGACTTCAGAAAGCTCAACCAGTTTACTTTCAGTTATTGAAAGTGGTATAtctaacaaatataaacaaatatcaagtcacaTAATGTGAATTAAGGAACATTATAGCTACACATTTACAAAGATTTTGCAAAATTTGCAGAGACAAAGTATAAGATGAAGTTCACTTTCTTTTATATTGTTCCCTGTAAAAAAAACCTTTGAGTGGATTTtagtattttaaagaatataagCCAATCAGTAATATATTTACTTAATCCAGATAAAAAGTATTTGAGTCAGGTTTTTGAAATTCATTATAAAACTGAAAGTCAGCTGGTTTACCATACATGCCATAAGATAAATAAAAGTACCGTTCTATAAAATAGACTTAAGGATAATTATCACTTGTAGTGTATAATGGGTTTTTTTCACACTATTTGTCATGTTTAATATGCTGTACGCTTGAATTAGGCATTATATTTGCTTTATTCaaaaaaagtatttgaataaatcttcaaaaataaattatcaaaaataatatttttcattcaaatgtttatttCCAATTCTATATTTGCTAAAAATTTAGAAATCcaacactaaaataaaatttccaaattgtacaaattttataaaagaaaaattgctaaataggttgaatatttatcaattatggacttttgacgaggtcaatacgttatatatacatgatatatagacctgttcagattatattgaccgaggacGAAGAAAAGGCTACGGATACATAAAATAACCTTTGCATGGAAACACGTGATCATAATATCCAATGAAAATAGTAGATTTCTACACCATATGTAACATATGCAAATTATTATCAAGGTCAATGAGAAGTAAATGGGCAATGTCAcagatattgtttaaattttgctTACACTATTGCATATTAAACTATACTAACATGAATAATAAGTCCAAAAGTCATACTTCCATGAAATGTATGCCAGtgaggggtactacttgtacaagttaattttttatttacttgaagaagtaaaaaaaaatttacacatataagtaaataaataatgtttgaataatctccccttaattttctcaaaaatttacttgcataagtaattttttcttacaatccccaaaaaatcctcaagttttgagatgtaaaatcatgcctttaatgatttttcccaggtttgctcaatttttttttattaaagttcaatgtttcatctcattgattcaacaaagaaactgattgagcaaagatcttgtatatttgcgcaaggccttcaaaaattgcttcCTTGGGGCTTGTAAATGATCAGTGTTGTGAAGATAaaagacaaatgggattttcattgtccatgaaactACACTTAAATGATtggtaaagacatctgcaaagggtacacaatttaaaattctattagaacaaagaaatcttaataaaattgagaatggaaatggggaatgtgtcaaagagacaacaacctgaccaaataaaaaacaacagcagagggtcaccaacaggtctccaatgcagcgagaaattcccgcacccggaggcgtccctcagctggccccataacaaatatatactagtccagtgataatgaacgccatactaatttccaaattgtacacaagaaactaaaattaaaataatacaagactaacaaaggccagaggctcctgacttgggacaggcgcaaaaatgcggcggggttaaacatgtttgtgagatctcaaccctccccctatacctctaaccaatgtagaaaagtaaacgcataacaatacgcagattaaaattcagttcaagagaagtcagagtctgatgtcagaagatgtaaccaaagaaaataaacaaaatgacaataatacataaataacaacagactactagcagttaactgacatgccagctccagacttcaattaaactgactgaaagattatgatttcatcatatgaacatcaggcacaatccttcccgttaggggttaagaattcaagaaaagaagaaaggatgacttttttacttaaacaagtaaaaaattctgaatgtctaagggacataactaaacCAATTTTTggtttacctatacaagtaaataaaattcacttgtataagtatcctacaaatttacttatatgtgtatatttttttttacttcttcaagtaaataaaaattacttgaataacatgaataagtagtacccctgactgtatgtacatgatgtaattcAATATAAAAAGCAAAACTATTCAGTAACTCAACTTAAATTTATAAACCAAAGCTTAGATTTGGGTCATTTTATtatgaaaccagatgctccgcagggcgaatcttgatacaaccgcagaggtcgaaccctgaaccctgaacagttggggcaagtatggacacaacattcaagcttgatacagctctgaatttagattgtgattaaatagttgacacagaatgaatgtggtctaagaacttaaaaattttaaattggacatttacctattatggtccaatatccaaaatctaaatacatggttagattcagcatatcaaagaaccccaaaaatttaatttttgatgaaatcaaataaagttaaattttggaccctttagacctcaatgtggaccaatttgatcacggggcccaaatatcaaaaatctaaatacatggttagattcagcatatcagagaaccccatatattcaatttttgttgaaatcaaacaaagttttaaattttggaccccaatttggaccaacttgaaaactgggcccataataaaaaatctaagtacatgtttatattcagcatatcaaagaacccgaagaattcaattttgttaaaatcaaactaagtttaattttggaccctttggaccttaatgaagaccaattttaaaacgggaccaaaaatcaaaaatctaaatacacggtaaGATTTcggcatttcaaagaaccccaataattcattttttgatgaaatcaaacaaagtttattcgtggacccttttggcccctaattctaaactgttgggacctcaactcccaaaatcaatcccaaccttcctttcgtggtcaaaaaccttgtgtttaaatttcatagatttctatttacttatactaaagttattgtgcgaaaaccaaatgtcgaCGACGgtgacgtgataccaatatatatacggaccacaaattttttttttgctgttgtaTAAAAaggacatatattttttttgatttaaGAATGATATAAGATGGAAGGAATTAAAATTAGGtatcattctaatgcaacattgtATGTAACATTTATTTTGATTGAATAATGTCCCCAATTGATGCTATGAAAACATAACTACAAGCACAGACAAagtatgacagattttaaatgtatgatttgacgttgttttctgtcagtttcattagaatggagacaacaatattatattttaagctACTACAGCATCAATTGTTGATTTGATGGACGCAAATACCTGTTTACTcaatttgcaaccatcaaattaCCAATTGATGCCatcagagcttaaaatacaatacagttatctcctattTATATGCACACAAATCAAAGTAGCAGGAACAAAAAAtcttacaaataaactcatcttagatatcataccaggataaaaatttagtacaccagacacaCGTTTTAtctacgaaagactcatcagtgacgctcaaataaaaaaaaagttaaaaaggccaaataaagaacgaagttgaacagcattggAGACTCAAACTTCCAAAAGGTTTTTCCAAATAAGCTTAAGCTAAGCAAGCTAACAGATCATATCAATTTTCAGGTTCATAACCATTTGTTTGAAACAGGGTAGCAATTGTTTTTGCAAATGAGTAGGGTCGGTTCGAAAAACAAGATTTTAAATAGGCTtacttatatcatattctacatTATTTTTTGTACCTCCTGAACTTATTTCTTGTGAACTTGTTTCCGGCAAAGACACAGTTCCTGCTGTTAGTCCACTGTCTCCAGGGGATTGCTCCTCTGTAATAACATCATTACGAGGTACCAGATGATTCACTGGTACCTCACTACTTATTCCAGTtctatgaaaaagtgaaggtTCAGTTGGTGGCTGGTTCCTAATACCTATCACAGATGGGAAGGCACCAGGTGATGGTTGTTCTTGCTGTGAATACAAAAAAACTGGATCCTCTTGTTGACTTGGAACCAGTCTGTCACGTTCCCTGTCTAACACTTTCAATCTTTTATGCATGTTATTATCCACATTATCGTATGGTCTACCATTTTTGTTTGATCTGGTACCTTGAATGTCTACTATTTCTTGCTGACTTGGAATAACACTTTGAATGTCGTTTACGCTTGGATTAACACTGGCAGTTGAATTTTGGAATTGTCCTAAATGTAATGGTAACTGGTTGCCTGTAAACTGAACTGAATGTTCAGTAGCTTGTGTAGGTCTCTGTTGTTCCACTGTATTAGCAGCAGGTATTTGACCTTCACCTTGGTATTCTGGTTCCATTTGCTCAACTGTTCTGGGTACCTGTCCTTCTTCTACTGGTCCATATCCTATCTCTGTATTCCATCCTGTTGGTTGAGCTCCtagcaaaaaattaaactttatagCTCAGTTTAATCAAACTTTTacattcagcatgttcagtttTACAGTAAGATCATTTACACATTATGATGATGTTTGtgatgatttttaaattttatgatgCCATTGCCGAAGGTTAAACAAGAGACATTACTGTATGcaggtaaattcagaaattatagcaaggtttttattattgcaaagaatgtgactgggtgagtattttaataaaaaaaaaaataccttgcaTTCAGATATATGTAATAcgtgagggtctggatggggggtctgttattctgtaaacatttatttttcaccCCTTTATTCTCTTATCTTTCAAAaaataaccccttttttctctaatcttcaaaacattaaccccttttttctctaatcttcattttttttgcccgttattctctaatcttcattttttaagggcattattctttaatcatttaaccccatccaaaccctcatacatttgtacataaatcTGTATTCAGATTTTAATTAAATCGCAATTATTAATCTTGCATATTTGTCCATcctttaaaaatcacaataataaacatgataaatgcacacaataatttcagaatttacagtaatcaAAATCTCTATTGTAAGATGCCTTATCACTGGTTATTACTCCTCAATGTATTTTATTGGTGTGTTTATCGAGAAAAACGTGGTGGAAATCACATATTCAGTGCAATATGCAGGTTGGAATGATCCTTCAATAGTATCAGAGTTTCACCATGCAGTTTTTGGTGGGGATAGTGGAGGGCCGTAATGGGGGTAGCTTCATGGCaaataacggtaaaaattcttgctaAATGGTTATTTTTGGCGCATGActataaaatgtacactttcttttagcatgtttagcatTGTTTAGACGATAATAAAATCGACTGGTTTTTACAAATCacgttaatttttttccaaaaataacggtaacaataattatttgagacctctgacgaatcacgataatattttaaccaatttgacgctaacggtagccgAAAGTTACTGTTTGACGCCTGACCGAAAAGGGCATCACTACCCTCATAGTGTTGCTccatctttagttttctgtgaagTGATAGTGGACTcttaagtttgttttgtttttttaaaacagttttttttattatgtttattgtcCCATTGGAATTGTCAGCCTAAACATACAGACAGGCAGAAGCTCACTAATTGACCTGTGTTTTATTGTGTCAATAATCATgattataaaagttttaaaagattttacaGCCCATCTAGACCCTCAGACTGGCCTCATATATATTCTAGTCAAGCTGTGATGTACCTTGATAGGCTCTGACTTTGGTGATTAAATCTCCTCGGTCCATCATCTTCAATAATTTGTACAATACATCAAcattaaggggagataaatccCCAGATCTCTCAAGCTGGATAAATACATCACAGATAGatttaattttatcatgtttCGATCTGGGAATTACTGACGACAAGGTGAAAAGAGCTGTCTTCAAGTCCGCAGTCTCCATTTCTTCAGCAATTTCAAACAGAAGTAATCTaaaatagaataaacaaacatttatatgAACAGTCAAGGATATATAACTCTATAGAGTAACCGtaccaggggcggatgcaggaattttcgaaagggggggtgctaacccagggcaaagggggggtgcaggggggggggtgcaaaacatatgtcccgatacaaatgcattgatctgcaaaaataaaggggggtgcgcacccccggaaccccccccccccccctggatccgccactgcgtacTTACATATATTCTTTCATAAGTTGTCTACTCTTTGATTTCTTAAATTTTCTTAATCTGTGGTACATGTAACACatgtttgttatatgtatttgtaaaataatgTCCCATTGAAACATGTAACACTAACAGACATACATGTACCTTCTTTAGATGAGTATGGTACATCTCATTTACCCCCAAAAAGTAGTTGGCAGAGGGGTGTGTGTGTAATACACAACtacacacttttttttatattatttatgttatCACAgcttttgaattgtttatcatGATGTTTATAGTCCACAAAAACAAACACATGTTATTTTGTTTGCTGTCTCAAAGACATATAAAATGTACCACACACCTCTTCTTAATTTTACCATTACTAAATTAAAggtaatataatttttttatttcaatacacaAATGATACAAGGAAGGATATGTCATCTGgtcatattatcatgattatatatcaAGAGGATCTTAAACGATATATAaattataacagaaaaaaaagaaaatgatatattaCCTGAAAGGTGAAAAATTAGAACGTCCACTTTCCACTCGATTCTTTACTTGTATTTGATTAAAACCCATCTTCCTGATTAAGTCAATTCGATGACATCTACACAAACTTTCCAACAGGTAATCCACCTCTCCTCGTGAAGTGTCAATTTTTCCGATTCTTTCAAGTTCGTTAAAGATTTGAATTCcatctttaattttttctaaGGTTTTCTGTGCTATGTGATCTTGACAGAGGAATTTTAACGATTTTATATCGTCTGATTCTAGTTCACCATCGATCGTAATTAATCCTCTTGTTAAGTCTGTCTGATTAATATTGTTATGAATTTGTAAAGATTCAAACTCAatcattg
Proteins encoded:
- the LOC143059664 gene encoding uncharacterized protein LOC143059664: MIEFESLQIHNNINQTDLTRGLITIDGELESDDIKSLKFLCQDHIAQKTLEKIKDGIQIFNELERIGKIDTSRGEVDYLLESLCRCHRIDLIRKMGFNQIQVKNRVESGRSNFSPFRLLLFEIAEEMETADLKTALFTLSSVIPRSKHDKIKSICDVFIQLERSGDLSPLNVDVLYKLLKMMDRGDLITKVRAYQGAQPTGWNTEIGYGPVEEGQVPRTVEQMEPEYQGEGQIPAANTVEQQRPTQATEHSVQFTGNQLPLHLGQFQNSTASVNPSVNDIQSVIPSQQEIVDIQGTRSNKNGRPYDNVDNNMHKRLKVLDRERDRLVPSQQEDPVFLYSQQEQPSPGAFPSVIGIRNQPPTEPSLFHRTGISSEVPVNHLVPRNDVITEEQSPGDSGLTAGTVSLPETSSQEISSGDIPLSITESKLVELSEVIARREDCTLLASALMIDYDQTTQIMQANPTNVLRVHGFLKHWFIEQRKRLGTSPSADGLLDAFQRLGFTDAIEEYVRLSREPESEFVQGSENLAALSEGSGNQEENFNVSSGEARVSQGNEDTDFRAATPPINQSNSGAQVGPSLNPLINQSMRQQNRQDEVIVRQMEAVAIDDSAMPFYKMNARPRGLAIIINNQHFHKIRNDPQSKEMPARTGTEKDAEKLDYIWRKLDFEVRLFNDVDSTRMTQIMVETGFEDHSKYDCLVVSILTHGVLGHVYGADGRIVRINQLTSCFSGRRCPSLAGKPKLFFIQACQGREKQEGHAIETDAGGSMPDEGQDLNVDRPRELIPDEADFLLGYATVPGYVSYRSRSQGSWYINKLSQNLDKYAYQHDLLSILIKVNEEVGRATANIDNGAYKQIPAPMFTLRKRIIFR